The sequence below is a genomic window from Fibrobacterota bacterium.
CCGTCCCGGTTCCGATCGGGTTTTTCCCCGTCTTCCGTAAAAAGGTTCGTCCATCGCGATTTCATGTTCCCATGCAAATGCTTGACGATGATGGCGATGGAGTTCGCCCCGCGGACGTCGGTATTCAATTCCTGCTCCGATAGGGCTTCGAGGGACTTGAGCCCGAGGGATTTGTAACGGGTGAATTCCGACTTCGCGCTTTCCAGGAAATCGAGATGAATGCCCATGCGCCCTACGGAGCCTGCCAGCCGAGCCGACGCATCACGCCGGTGCGGGTATACTGCACCTCTTGCTTGCCGCTATCGAAGGTGAAGAGGACCTTCCAGATATAAACTCCCTGGCCGGCCTTCCGGCCATGGTCGTCCTTCAGATCCCAGACCAGATAGCTGACTTCGCCTTTGGGCGCGATACGGTAGCGGTTGTTCAATTCCCCGTTGTACCCGAAGGGCTGCTTGAACCTTTTCAGGAAGGTGCCCCGGTTATCGTAGATGGTGATGTCAGCGATGTACTTGCCCGTCGAAACGACTTGTATCGTCGAGATTCCCGGAGGCATGGTGGTCACGCCGGTCCCCTCCACGCCAACCGAAGGGGAGGTCACGGCCGGGATGGCCGGATTGAACGGACGGCCCTCCACGAATCCGACCGGAGGGATCCAGGAAACCGTGTATTTGCCGGTGGCGGAATCCAGAACGGAATAACTGGTGGTGGTACTCCCCGTGCGGGGATCCTGATTGGTGACCATGAATCCGGGATTGGCCGCGTCGAGGCCGACCACCGGGGGATACCCGCGGAACAGATCGATTTTCCGCGGGGGCGGGGTCCCGTCCAAGGGGACGCCATGTACGGGAGGCGGATTGAAATTCATGTCGGTGTAGGTCCCGTCCACGTTCAGGTAGACGCAGTCGCCTTTCGTGGGCGAACCTTTCGGGTTCGCGGCATCGGCCAGTACGGTAAGCTTGGTGTTGGAACCGTCGATAGTAGGGCTCTGCGTAACCACCACCGTCTGCGCGTTCACGAAATCCTCGCACTTGCCGTTCACGGATTTCGACCACAACAGGACCGTGGTCCATTGCCCTTTGGTACGGATGGGTTCGGAGGCGATAACCGTGATGGTGTCGATGTTCGCCTCTAAGCCCGGCTGGAGCTTGGAAGCATCGAAGGGCTTTATCGTGCCGCTGAGGAGGATCGGCCCGATGGAATCGTCGATGGCATGGCTTTGCCCGCCGAATACGCCGCCGGTCGGCAGGACCACCACGGGAGCCGCGCCGGCCGGGATGGACGTGACGCCTACGGGCCAAGGCGAAGCCGAGAAGTCCGCCAGGATCACCTTGTTTCCGCTACCGGGCAGGAAGGAAAGCGCGGGCGGGGCCTTGTTCTTGAAGGCGGGCCCGAAGTCGTTCCAATACGCGTCCAGGGATGCCGGCAATCCGGTCAAGGGTTGGAAGAAACCGATCACGAGCAAATCGGCGGCGCCGTCCCCGTTGATGTCCTTCATGTACGCCACCTTGATCGGATCGATGAGAGGGGGCAGATCGTGGCAGACCACGCTGAACTGGGTGCCGGGAAGGTTCTTGTTGGCCGATTCCTCCGGGCCCTTGGTGGAGAGGATGAAGTTGACCGTGGTGTCCTTTGCGGCCCCCGTTTGATCCACGTATTCCGTTGACAACTTTATTTGGTTATCCGCCTGCTTGTTGAGCGGGACGATCTTGTCGAAACCGAACAGCCATTCATTGTTGCCCTGGGCGATGAAGTCGGCCGGTCCCGCCGTCCCCACCGAAGCGGGCGCCGTGCTGCCGTTGGTCACCACCGCTCCCACGGGATGGTACTGGCGCAGGATAACGTTCAGGATGCGGGCCACCACGGATTTAAGGCTATCCGGATGGGAGGGCGGGATCAGGAAGAACTTCCCGCCGGTGCGCTTGGAGATGGAATCGAGGATGGCCGTATCCGAGGAAGGTTTGGAAAGGAGGATTCCGTAAACCGGGGGCATCTTGCCGGGCTGAGCGGCGTACAGGGAATCGATGACCTTCAAGCCGTTCTGATCCGAAGGGCTGGGACGGCCATCGGAAAGGAAAATGATGGCCTTGGAATGGGTCGGCGTGGTGATGGTAGGGCTCAACAGCCAGCGCTTGGCGGAATCCAATGGGGCAGTATAATTGGTCCCGTTATTGAGGTGAAGGATGATGTTGTCCAAAAGCCGATTGATGTTCGTAGGAGAATTGAGCGTTACCGGGCGGACCGGGTTGAGCACTCCCCCCGAGAAGCCGAGATAACCCGCCATCGAGCTGGGCGCGCGTTCGGCCTGGAATTGGATGGCCTCCTTGAAGGCGATGCCGCGCTGCGTGAAGGGATCGCCCGCGGTATTGTCCGGGCAGCCCGCCACCGTTTTATTGGGATTGATGACGGGAATGGTCCGCACCCCGGTTTCATTGGGGATGGTAAGGGTGCCGTAGGCGCCGCCGAAATCGTTATTGTTGAGTCCGTTGCAGTTGGTATTCTGCAGGTAAATGGTGTCCTTCTTGTCCGGGGAAATCCAGGCGGAGCCGACCTGCATGCTACCAGACTGATCCAATACGTAAACGATGTCGGCCAGGCCGCCTTCCTGCAGGGCGCTCCCGCATAAAGCGAACCCCGTATTGTCGATGCGGGTCACGTTGGCCGGTATCTGCACGCTCTTGCCGTTGAGGGTGGCGGGATCCAGGCATTGCTTGGTCAATACGCCGCCAGTAATAGTGGTATCGGCGCCTCGCAAACCGCATTCCGCGTTCACGACTTGCGCCGCCACGGCCCGGGGCAGGGAAAGCAGGACCACGCCAGCGGCGGCCCGCAGGAAATATCTAGTCATGATAACCCTCACGAACGATGATGGATATAGTACCGCCAAGACCCGGAATTGGCAGAAAGAATCCCGTCCCGGTCCGGTCCCGGTCCAAACGGACCGCCGCTCCAGGCCGCCGGAACGTTTCAAGACCTGGGAGTCGGATCCGTGGCATACCTCTGGAAGCTAGGGCCGCGTGGGCGATGGAGGGTTGCAGAACGGCGCTTTCCGCTCTCGCAATGAGAGCGTGGCCGGGGTGCGCCCGGACACGCCGGCCTCGGGAAGGCAGGGCTATTTTCCCCCCTGATCGTGGAGGAACCATGCTGACGCGCTCGGAAAAGACCTACCTCGCAATGACCCTGGTATTCCTGGCCGCCGGCGGCGGCCTAAAAGCCTGGCGCCGCGCGACCGTTCGGCTCGGGCCATTTCCGGACAGGACGACCTTGGCCCAGGATTCCGCTCAAGCCGCCGATTCCCTGGGTCGCGCCTCTGCCGATCCACCCTCAATCGCCGATACCGGCGGCTCGCTGGACTCTTTTCATCGAACGGCGGGCGCGGACTCGACCCTGGCGACGTCAGCGCTTCCGGGTCATGTTGCTTCGGCATTCGACCCTGTCCCGACCGCTAGCGTAACCGATGCCTCCCATCCAAGGCGGAAGGCGCCCCTGGACGGCCCCGGATCTTCCGGTAAGATCGATCTCAATCGCGCCGATGCCGCCGGTCTGATGCGGATCAAAGGCGTAGGCGAGAAAACCGCGGAAGCGATCCTTGCCTATCGACGCGCCCATGGGCCGTTCCGCGACGTCCGCGACTTGTTGCAGATCAAGGGGATAGGGGAGAAAAAGCTGGAAAAACTCACCCCGCATATAATATTATAATTCCACCATGGCCAAAAAAAGCTCAAGCGTGGTGGCTCTGGAATTGAGCCGCTCCTTCCTGAAATTGGTCGAATTCCTGCCGGAGGAAAACCAGATTTCCACCGTGGCGATTAAGCCCTTGGATGCCACCCGCTGGGATGACGATCAGTACCTGGCCGAGCAGATCAAGCATAGCGTCGCCAAGCACATTTCCGCCCCGGACGCCGATTTGGTGGGCGCGGTAGCCGGCGAAAACGCGGTGATCCGCCAGATCGAGATCCCCAATGGGGAGGACAATATCCTCGACGCCATCGAATGGGAGATGGAGCAGTACCTCATCCAGCCGGTGGGGGAATACCTGGTGGATTGGCAGCCCTTGGGCTCGAACCAGGACGAGAGCGCCAGAACCTATCTGGTAGCCGCTTTCCGCCGCAGCGAAGTCTTGCGCCTTAAGGCCATCCTGGAGCAAAGCGGGTGCGGCCTAGCGGTGTTGGACGTGGACGTGTTCGCGGCCCAAAACGTTTATGAAGTGAACTACCCCGAAAAGGCGCCCCTCAGGAGCTTCCTCATCAAGGCCGATTCCCACGTCATCAAATGCTCGCGCACCCAGAACGGCCAATTCCTGGGCTTCGAGAGCACCACGGTCGATCCCGGCTTCATGTCATCGGCGGGCGAAGCCAAGTCCGGCATGATCCTGGAGCTGGCCAGCCGGGTGCGGGCCGCCTTTGACCGCGCCGCGGATGCGTCGGGCGGGGTGGACCAGATCGTCTTATGCGGGGACCTCGCCTTGGACGATGAGTTCCGCGAAGTGCTGGAAGCCAACCTGTCCGCCGAAGTGCTCGTGCTCAATGCTTTCAAGGAAATCAACTTCGCCCTGGGTCCGGAGAAAAGCGCCATCTTCCAACCATCGGCCCCGCAATGCGCCGGCGCGGTTGGCTTGGCGCTGCGGCGGCGGGGGGACAACTGAAATGATCCGCATCAACCTGCTGAAGCCGCTCGATGCCCCCACGAAGCCCTTCGTGTTCGAAGAGCCCTCCAAATCCGGCAAGTCGAAGGTTCTCATCCTGCTGGCGCTGTGCCTCACAGCCGTCGTCACTATCGTCGTGCTCCAGTTCCCGGGCTTGTTCGGCGGACTCCTTTCCAAGCCGGAGCCGACCGTAGCGGCGCCAACGCCCCCGAAACCCAAGCCCGAGACTGCCGTCACGCCGCCGGCCAAGGTCACCGCCAACGCGGTCGAAGAAACGGTACGCGACCTCCGTCCGGAAGCCTCCCGGGCGCCCGCGGCGACCACCTATGCCGAAT
It includes:
- a CDS encoding VWA domain-containing protein encodes the protein MTRYFLRAAAGVVLLSLPRAVAAQVVNAECGLRGADTTITGGVLTKQCLDPATLNGKSVQIPANVTRIDNTGFALCGSALQEGGLADIVYVLDQSGSMQVGSAWISPDKKDTIYLQNTNCNGLNNNDFGGAYGTLTIPNETGVRTIPVINPNKTVAGCPDNTAGDPFTQRGIAFKEAIQFQAERAPSSMAGYLGFSGGVLNPVRPVTLNSPTNINRLLDNIILHLNNGTNYTAPLDSAKRWLLSPTITTPTHSKAIIFLSDGRPSPSDQNGLKVIDSLYAAQPGKMPPVYGILLSKPSSDTAILDSISKRTGGKFFLIPPSHPDSLKSVVARILNVILRQYHPVGAVVTNGSTAPASVGTAGPADFIAQGNNEWLFGFDKIVPLNKQADNQIKLSTEYVDQTGAAKDTTVNFILSTKGPEESANKNLPGTQFSVVCHDLPPLIDPIKVAYMKDINGDGAADLLVIGFFQPLTGLPASLDAYWNDFGPAFKNKAPPALSFLPGSGNKVILADFSASPWPVGVTSIPAGAAPVVVLPTGGVFGGQSHAIDDSIGPILLSGTIKPFDASKLQPGLEANIDTITVIASEPIRTKGQWTTVLLWSKSVNGKCEDFVNAQTVVVTQSPTIDGSNTKLTVLADAANPKGSPTKGDCVYLNVDGTYTDMNFNPPPVHGVPLDGTPPPRKIDLFRGYPPVVGLDAANPGFMVTNQDPRTGSTTTSYSVLDSATGKYTVSWIPPVGFVEGRPFNPAIPAVTSPSVGVEGTGVTTMPPGISTIQVVSTGKYIADITIYDNRGTFLKRFKQPFGYNGELNNRYRIAPKGEVSYLVWDLKDDHGRKAGQGVYIWKVLFTFDSGKQEVQYTRTGVMRRLGWQAP
- a CDS encoding helix-hairpin-helix domain-containing protein; protein product: MTLVFLAAGGGLKAWRRATVRLGPFPDRTTLAQDSAQAADSLGRASADPPSIADTGGSLDSFHRTAGADSTLATSALPGHVASAFDPVPTASVTDASHPRRKAPLDGPGSSGKIDLNRADAAGLMRIKGVGEKTAEAILAYRRAHGPFRDVRDLLQIKGIGEKKLEKLTPHIIL
- the pilM gene encoding pilus assembly protein PilM, which encodes MAKKSSSVVALELSRSFLKLVEFLPEENQISTVAIKPLDATRWDDDQYLAEQIKHSVAKHISAPDADLVGAVAGENAVIRQIEIPNGEDNILDAIEWEMEQYLIQPVGEYLVDWQPLGSNQDESARTYLVAAFRRSEVLRLKAILEQSGCGLAVLDVDVFAAQNVYEVNYPEKAPLRSFLIKADSHVIKCSRTQNGQFLGFESTTVDPGFMSSAGEAKSGMILELASRVRAAFDRAADASGGVDQIVLCGDLALDDEFREVLEANLSAEVLVLNAFKEINFALGPEKSAIFQPSAPQCAGAVGLALRRRGDN